The Flavobacterium piscisymbiosum genome includes a region encoding these proteins:
- a CDS encoding winged helix-turn-helix transcriptional regulator, whose protein sequence is MERNQKEEVQALQDTIYVLGGKWKLPIINSICNGNHRFKEIQQSIPGITSRMLSKELKDMELNNLVKRTEDRDAKVAILYESTPYCQSFGPIITEMINWGIAHRKHIKNKVGE, encoded by the coding sequence ATGGAAAGAAATCAGAAAGAAGAAGTTCAGGCGCTTCAGGATACTATATATGTTTTGGGAGGGAAATGGAAATTGCCGATCATCAATTCTATCTGTAACGGAAACCATCGATTTAAAGAAATTCAGCAAAGTATTCCGGGGATTACGTCAAGAATGCTTTCGAAAGAACTGAAGGATATGGAACTGAACAATCTCGTAAAAAGAACCGAAGATCGTGATGCAAAAGTGGCTATTCTTTATGAGTCAACTCCTTATTGCCAATCGTTTGGTCCTATTATAACCGAAATGATCAATTGGGGAATCGCACATAGGAAACACATTAAAAATAAAGTTGGGGAATAA
- a CDS encoding MarR family winged helix-turn-helix transcriptional regulator: MNIIDESGILAISTRLQRLSEQLRKDGALFYKSYGIDFEPKWFPVVYTLHHKEVLSVVEIANEIGYTHPSTISLLKELEKQKLIRSKKDKVDERKRLISLTPKGQELILKMKPVWDVMSSVLKEIADNQNNLLQAINEAENKLMHQSFLQRALQLKSEGESD, from the coding sequence ATGAATATAATTGATGAATCAGGGATTTTAGCCATTTCGACACGATTGCAAAGACTTAGCGAACAATTGCGAAAAGACGGTGCTTTATTTTACAAATCATACGGAATCGACTTTGAACCCAAATGGTTTCCTGTCGTATATACTTTGCATCATAAAGAAGTTTTGAGCGTGGTAGAAATTGCAAACGAAATAGGCTATACACATCCTTCGACCATTAGTTTATTAAAAGAACTCGAAAAACAAAAACTCATCCGTTCCAAAAAAGACAAAGTCGACGAACGAAAAAGATTAATATCACTTACCCCAAAAGGACAGGAATTGATCCTGAAAATGAAACCCGTTTGGGATGTAATGTCAAGCGTACTTAAAGAAATCGCAGACAATCAAAACAATCTCCTCCAGGCAATCAACGAAGCCGAAAATAAATTAATGCATCAGAGTTTTTTACAAAGAGCGTTGCAGTTGAAAAGTGAGGGAGAAAGCGACTAA
- a CDS encoding GNAT family N-acetyltransferase has protein sequence MKPQIIPIENKFSNEVVDLILNIQQKEFNVAITIEDQPDLLNIQNFYYASGGHFWGAFINEELVGTIALIKFNDTQAAIRKMFVKKEFRGKEFSIAQKLLDTLLDYCNENQIDDLYLGTITVLEAALRFYKRNHFIRIEKESLPDTFPVMSADNVFCHLKLKK, from the coding sequence ATGAAACCACAAATTATTCCCATAGAAAATAAATTCTCAAATGAGGTAGTAGATTTAATTTTAAACATTCAGCAAAAAGAATTTAATGTTGCTATTACAATTGAGGATCAGCCGGATTTATTAAACATTCAAAACTTCTATTATGCCAGCGGAGGACATTTCTGGGGCGCTTTTATAAATGAAGAATTAGTAGGAACGATTGCTTTAATAAAATTTAATGATACTCAGGCCGCTATTAGAAAAATGTTTGTAAAGAAAGAATTCCGCGGAAAAGAGTTTTCGATTGCCCAGAAATTATTAGACACTTTACTCGATTATTGCAACGAAAATCAAATTGATGATTTATATTTGGGAACCATAACAGTATTAGAAGCTGCTTTGCGTTTTTATAAAAGGAATCATTTCATACGAATCGAAAAAGAATCGCTTCCGGACACTTTTCCTGTTATGAGTGCCGACAATGTATTTTGTCATTTAAAACTAAAAAAGTAA
- a CDS encoding TetR/AcrR family transcriptional regulator has translation MTKGEETRQFIIEKAAPIFNTKGIAATSMSDIMEATKLSKGSMYVHFENKDVLACAAIDHNMKVLGDKLVSEISKSKTAKEELFTYIDFFSNAVNPPLTGGCPLLNFGTEADDTNPIVKEKINKGCNANQQLLTNSVNKGIAKGEFNPEWNAEEFAIVMLAMMEGGHLISRMAGNNDKMKVIAKTLKKIIEENTL, from the coding sequence ATGACAAAAGGAGAAGAAACCAGACAATTCATTATAGAAAAAGCAGCACCAATTTTTAATACAAAAGGAATTGCGGCAACATCTATGAGTGATATTATGGAGGCTACCAAATTGTCTAAAGGAAGCATGTACGTTCACTTTGAAAATAAAGATGTTCTGGCCTGCGCCGCGATAGATCATAATATGAAAGTACTTGGTGATAAACTGGTATCTGAAATTAGTAAAAGTAAAACTGCCAAAGAGGAGCTTTTTACTTATATCGATTTTTTCAGTAATGCTGTAAATCCCCCGCTTACCGGTGGTTGTCCGTTACTGAATTTTGGCACCGAGGCTGATGATACCAACCCTATCGTAAAAGAGAAAATAAATAAAGGCTGTAACGCTAATCAGCAATTATTGACCAATAGTGTCAACAAAGGAATTGCCAAAGGAGAGTTTAACCCGGAGTGGAATGCTGAAGAGTTTGCCATCGTTATGTTAGCCATGATGGAAGGCGGTCATCTTATTTCGAGAATGGCGGGTAATAATGATAAGATGAAAGTTATCGCTAAAACATTAAAAAAAATTATAGAGGAAAACACACTCTAA
- a CDS encoding SDR family NAD(P)-dependent oxidoreductase — protein sequence MSKTILISGASKGFGKIWAEAFLAKGYKVAATARNIDTLADLKAQYGDAILPLTLDVNKREDSFALVEKVKQHFGTIDILINNAGYALNGAVEEASETEARAQFETNFFGTLWLTQAVLPIMRDQKSGHIIQVSSILGIAALPNLGLYNASKFAVEGLTETLAQEVKQFGINVTLVEPNGYFTDIWGNGFNSKSIDAYDGLKKAIADGHDPDTFGQASATAPAIVKLVEAENPPLRLFLGKVALPLAKQVYQQKLATWEEWADVSVAAHG from the coding sequence ATGTCAAAAACAATTTTAATTTCAGGAGCATCAAAAGGATTTGGAAAAATCTGGGCAGAAGCATTTTTAGCAAAAGGGTACAAGGTAGCTGCAACAGCACGAAATATTGATACCCTCGCCGACTTAAAAGCACAATACGGAGACGCTATTTTGCCTTTAACATTAGATGTAAACAAACGCGAAGATTCGTTTGCATTGGTAGAAAAAGTAAAACAACATTTTGGTACAATCGATATCCTGATCAATAATGCGGGTTATGCACTAAACGGTGCTGTTGAAGAAGCTAGCGAAACTGAAGCAAGAGCTCAATTTGAAACCAACTTTTTTGGTACTCTTTGGTTGACTCAAGCGGTTTTACCTATAATGAGAGATCAAAAAAGCGGGCATATTATACAAGTTTCTTCTATTTTAGGAATTGCCGCTTTGCCTAATTTAGGTCTTTATAATGCTTCTAAATTTGCTGTAGAAGGTCTTACAGAGACTTTAGCGCAGGAAGTAAAACAATTTGGAATCAATGTAACTTTGGTTGAACCTAATGGTTATTTTACAGATATCTGGGGTAACGGATTCAATAGTAAAAGTATTGATGCTTATGACGGACTTAAAAAAGCAATAGCAGATGGACATGATCCTGACACTTTTGGACAAGCAAGCGCTACTGCACCTGCGATTGTTAAACTGGTCGAAGCAGAAAATCCTCCTTTACGCCTATTTTTAGGAAAAGTAGCATTACCACTTGCAAAACAAGTTTACCAACAAAAACTAGCTACTTGGGAAGAATGGGCTGATGTTTCTGTAGCTGCTCACGGTTAA
- a CDS encoding ABC transporter permease: MLKNWTNIFIYHIKNNKFFTALNVLGLSIGIAGLIFATLYWNEEHSYDQWNPEKDKISLVLNDLGGGNVWAVNPAVSGPLLKSATSDLEEYCYFTSDYAKETVQYDGKIEVVDKIFSAQSNFFSFFPFEFIRGSAKSALHDRNSIAFSEKTASRLFKNENPMGKQVKYAERYFVVRGVYRLSKKSSVMPAAVTTIIEDDLEKSKESWGFNYGLMLKLKKQSDTTAVLKKLNEIYVENNYKKQAREEGITYEAYLKQYGEPTKALFLPFSGARLIQGNFPFPEGNANVQFLRILMGLSILILVLSIVNYINLATANAVKRAKEVGVRKIVGATKPQIIAQFVFETTLITLFSLLLALVIVELSLPFYNSLLNKNLILEGSQFYIQLIFIFIIVILVSGVLPAIYVSNFEPLKVLKGNFSRSKNGIWLRNGMLVLQFAIATFFIIGSFIVYQQVHYMATKDLGFKGAQVMDISFKPRKGKKQFERYKTIKQEILKIKGVEAVSAGVFSIGTNVNSWSGMHYKDNKEVITQQMAIDFGILDVLGIQVIKGRDLSSEFAADTVTNVLLNETAAKTLMEKDPINKEIVWGERKLKVVGIVKDFNYFGLENRIGPMIFLHITAFEYIQRDLITISVKIAPQDMPGTIAALDKFWRTKVDAEYPFEYNFVDKNFARTYKEYQNQSKLFSLLNIIVILIAIFGLFALASFSMERRIREIAIRKTLGADTNVLLKNLSKQYVVFCLIGFLIGIIPAYLLLQKWLEDFAFRIDIPLLPFGFALILLLFLTLTIVLAKAYQVTRIDVLQYLKYE, from the coding sequence ATGCTAAAAAACTGGACCAACATATTTATATACCACATCAAAAACAACAAGTTTTTTACAGCTTTGAATGTTTTGGGTTTGAGTATAGGAATTGCAGGATTGATTTTTGCCACTTTGTATTGGAACGAGGAGCATTCATACGATCAATGGAATCCTGAAAAAGACAAAATATCTTTAGTTCTCAATGATCTTGGCGGCGGCAACGTTTGGGCTGTAAATCCTGCAGTATCTGGACCATTATTAAAATCGGCAACTTCAGATTTAGAGGAGTACTGTTATTTTACCAGTGATTATGCTAAAGAAACGGTACAATATGATGGCAAAATAGAAGTAGTAGATAAAATTTTTTCTGCACAAAGTAATTTCTTTTCTTTTTTTCCTTTTGAATTTATTCGCGGTAGCGCAAAAAGTGCCCTTCATGACCGCAATAGCATTGCTTTTTCTGAAAAAACGGCTTCCCGCTTATTTAAAAATGAAAATCCGATGGGTAAACAGGTGAAGTACGCCGAGAGATATTTTGTAGTTCGCGGTGTATATCGACTATCCAAAAAATCTTCGGTAATGCCTGCTGCGGTAACTACGATAATCGAGGATGATTTAGAAAAAAGCAAAGAAAGCTGGGGTTTTAATTACGGATTGATGCTAAAGCTAAAAAAGCAAAGTGATACAACAGCCGTTCTAAAAAAGCTAAACGAAATCTATGTTGAAAATAATTATAAAAAGCAGGCAAGAGAAGAAGGTATAACCTATGAAGCTTATTTAAAACAGTATGGTGAACCTACAAAAGCTCTATTTCTTCCTTTTTCGGGAGCGAGGCTTATTCAGGGAAATTTTCCCTTTCCGGAAGGAAATGCCAATGTTCAATTTTTAAGAATATTAATGGGACTTTCCATACTTATATTGGTATTGTCGATAGTAAACTATATAAATCTGGCGACTGCAAATGCTGTAAAAAGAGCTAAAGAAGTAGGAGTAAGAAAAATTGTAGGTGCCACAAAACCACAAATTATTGCGCAATTTGTATTTGAAACCACATTAATTACTCTTTTTTCGCTCTTATTGGCATTAGTCATTGTAGAACTTTCATTGCCTTTTTATAATTCCCTTTTAAACAAAAATCTCATTCTCGAAGGTTCTCAGTTTTATATACAATTAATCTTCATTTTTATCATTGTCATTTTGGTTTCGGGAGTTTTACCAGCGATATATGTCTCAAATTTTGAGCCGTTGAAAGTTTTAAAAGGAAATTTTTCCCGCAGCAAAAACGGTATCTGGCTTAGAAACGGTATGCTGGTTTTGCAATTTGCCATAGCCACTTTTTTTATCATTGGTTCGTTTATAGTATATCAGCAGGTACATTATATGGCCACTAAAGATTTAGGTTTTAAGGGAGCTCAGGTAATGGATATTTCTTTTAAACCCAGAAAGGGCAAAAAGCAATTTGAAAGATATAAAACAATAAAGCAGGAGATTTTAAAAATAAAAGGCGTCGAGGCAGTTTCTGCAGGAGTATTTTCTATTGGAACCAATGTTAATTCATGGTCTGGTATGCATTATAAAGACAATAAAGAAGTTATAACGCAACAAATGGCTATTGATTTTGGAATACTGGACGTTCTGGGAATTCAGGTTATTAAAGGACGGGATTTATCAAGCGAATTTGCTGCAGATACAGTTACAAACGTTTTATTGAATGAAACCGCTGCTAAAACCCTGATGGAAAAAGATCCTATAAACAAGGAAATAGTTTGGGGAGAAAGAAAATTAAAAGTTGTTGGTATTGTAAAAGACTTCAATTATTTTGGACTGGAAAACAGAATTGGTCCAATGATTTTTTTACATATTACGGCTTTCGAATACATACAAAGAGATTTGATTACCATTTCTGTAAAAATTGCTCCACAAGATATGCCTGGAACAATTGCTGCTCTTGATAAATTCTGGAGAACAAAAGTCGACGCAGAATATCCTTTTGAATACAATTTTGTCGATAAAAACTTTGCCCGAACGTATAAAGAATATCAAAATCAAAGCAAATTATTTTCATTGTTAAATATAATTGTAATTCTAATCGCCATTTTCGGATTATTTGCTTTGGCTTCTTTTTCTATGGAAAGAAGGATAAGAGAAATTGCCATTAGAAAAACATTAGGCGCAGATACAAATGTATTATTGAAAAATTTATCCAAACAATATGTCGTTTTTTGCCTGATTGGTTTTCTAATCGGAATAATTCCTGCTTATTTATTATTGCAAAAATGGCTCGAGGATTTCGCTTTCCGCATTGATATTCCATTGCTGCCTTTTGGATTTGCACTAATTTTACTGTTGTTTTTAACCTTAACAATTGTTTTGGCAAAAGCATATCAGGTCACGAGAATTGATGTTTTGCAATACCTTAAGTACGAATAA
- a CDS encoding ABC transporter permease, with amino-acid sequence MILNYINVFIYQLKHNKLFSFLNILGLSIGISGLVFALLYWNDEQSYNAWNPEKEKVYQVLVQLTDMPALSDCALFLKPALDEDPNVKSILYADSWYQKDKIIYKGKKEFVDRIINVEQNFFSFFPFKIIKGDAISAIKDDSSIAISDITAKRIFGNENPIGKQIKCFDKLFSVRAVYHIPGNSSIAPNVIINKMKELTTSGMTNPFILKLLLKVKDPSKVDLTRQKLERIYNHDFIAQLAKEAGFTPEVMAKKVGHFSVILEPLSKARLHSITDGYPETRGNYQFLMIMMGLSLLILILSIVNYINLATANAVKRAKEVGVRKISGASKGDIVSQFLFETVLTTSFSILLALVIVELTLPYYNNFLNKNIVLLASQFYIQLILIFTIIILTAGLFPAIYISNFETFKVLKGNFERSKNGIWLRNGMLIFQFAIAAFFIIGSNIVYQQIKYLQNKDLGFKGDQVISLSLNFPSVDYQGENAAQNIYNKYNIIKQQLSKIKGVEEISTGLITFDGSDNSISAVLYRNELFKQRIIPLDFGMFEMLNIKIIKGRNFDRKRSSDTINSVIINESALKLMNIKDPLGKELLIREQKLKIIGIVQDFNLLSPELKVPPMAFYNIRMFGMTHNISKVYAKLKRDDLENTIANIEKLWSKVDTEYPFQYDFVDKEYARTYEAYTKQKNLFSLLNIVVVLIALFGLFALASYSIQRRMKEIAIRKTLGAETNTLLKELSKQYILYCIIGFLIAIFPVYYLLTKWLENFAYRVEVSLISFVLGFVVLLILTLIIVLSRAYITTKTDVLKYLKYE; translated from the coding sequence ATGATACTAAACTATATCAACGTATTTATTTACCAGTTAAAACACAATAAACTGTTTTCATTTCTCAATATTCTTGGTTTGTCAATAGGGATTTCGGGATTAGTTTTTGCCTTGCTCTATTGGAACGACGAACAAAGTTACAATGCCTGGAATCCTGAAAAAGAAAAAGTATACCAGGTTTTGGTTCAACTAACCGATATGCCCGCTTTGTCAGATTGTGCCTTATTCCTGAAACCGGCTTTAGACGAAGATCCAAATGTCAAATCTATACTATATGCTGATAGCTGGTATCAAAAGGATAAAATTATTTACAAAGGAAAAAAGGAATTTGTAGATAGAATTATCAATGTCGAACAAAATTTCTTTTCTTTTTTTCCTTTCAAAATTATTAAGGGCGATGCAATTTCAGCTATAAAAGATGATTCCAGCATTGCGATTTCAGATATTACGGCTAAAAGGATTTTTGGAAATGAAAACCCCATTGGAAAACAAATAAAATGCTTTGACAAGCTGTTTTCTGTACGGGCGGTGTATCATATTCCAGGAAATTCTTCGATTGCGCCAAATGTCATCATCAATAAAATGAAAGAACTGACAACTTCCGGAATGACAAATCCGTTTATTTTAAAGTTATTATTAAAAGTAAAAGACCCTTCTAAAGTTGATCTTACAAGACAGAAACTCGAAAGAATCTACAACCACGATTTTATTGCGCAACTTGCCAAAGAAGCAGGTTTTACACCCGAAGTTATGGCTAAAAAAGTAGGTCACTTTTCGGTTATTCTTGAACCTTTGTCAAAAGCCAGATTACATTCGATAACAGATGGTTATCCTGAAACGCGAGGAAATTATCAATTTTTAATGATCATGATGGGGTTGTCTCTTTTGATTCTCATTTTGTCAATTGTAAATTATATCAATCTCGCAACTGCTAATGCCGTAAAGCGGGCGAAAGAAGTTGGAGTACGTAAAATTTCAGGAGCATCAAAAGGCGATATTGTGAGTCAGTTTCTTTTTGAAACGGTTTTAACCACGAGTTTTTCTATTTTACTGGCCTTAGTAATTGTAGAGCTGACTTTGCCGTATTACAACAACTTTTTAAACAAAAACATTGTACTTCTTGCCAGTCAGTTTTATATACAATTGATATTGATTTTTACCATTATAATTTTGACAGCAGGATTATTTCCGGCCATTTATATATCCAATTTCGAAACTTTTAAGGTTTTGAAAGGAAATTTCGAAAGAAGCAAAAACGGTATCTGGCTGCGCAACGGAATGCTTATTTTTCAGTTTGCCATTGCTGCCTTTTTTATTATTGGCTCAAATATCGTATACCAGCAAATTAAATATTTACAGAATAAAGATCTGGGTTTTAAGGGCGATCAGGTAATTTCGCTTTCTTTAAATTTTCCATCGGTTGATTATCAGGGAGAAAATGCAGCCCAAAATATTTACAACAAATACAACATCATAAAACAGCAGCTCAGCAAAATAAAAGGCGTCGAAGAAATCTCTACGGGCCTTATTACGTTTGACGGGTCAGACAATTCTATATCGGCGGTTTTATACCGTAATGAACTTTTTAAACAACGCATTATCCCTTTAGATTTTGGCATGTTTGAAATGTTGAACATCAAAATAATTAAGGGAAGAAATTTTGATAGAAAACGGTCTTCAGACACTATAAATTCTGTGATCATAAACGAAAGCGCATTAAAATTAATGAATATTAAAGATCCTCTTGGTAAGGAACTTTTAATTCGGGAGCAGAAATTAAAAATAATTGGTATTGTTCAGGATTTCAATTTATTAAGCCCTGAATTAAAAGTGCCACCAATGGCTTTTTACAATATCAGAATGTTTGGTATGACACATAACATTAGCAAAGTTTATGCAAAACTAAAACGAGATGATCTGGAAAATACGATTGCCAATATCGAAAAATTATGGTCGAAAGTTGATACCGAATATCCGTTTCAATATGATTTCGTAGATAAAGAATATGCGAGAACTTATGAAGCTTACACAAAACAAAAAAACTTGTTTTCACTGCTCAATATTGTTGTTGTTTTAATTGCTCTTTTTGGATTATTTGCACTTGCATCTTATTCCATACAAAGACGCATGAAAGAAATTGCAATTAGGAAAACGCTCGGAGCAGAAACAAATACTTTATTAAAAGAACTATCGAAACAATACATCTTGTATTGCATAATAGGATTTTTAATCGCCATTTTTCCAGTATATTATTTGCTAACTAAATGGTTGGAGAACTTTGCTTATAGAGTAGAAGTGTCCCTAATTTCGTTCGTTTTAGGCTTTGTCGTTTTATTAATTCTGACTTTAATAATTGTATTGTCAAGAGCTTATATAACAACCAAAACAGATGTTTTAAAATATTTAAAATACGAATAA
- a CDS encoding ABC transporter permease, with product MLKNWINIFIYHIKNNKVFTALNVLGLSIGIAGLIFAILYWNDEHSYDQWNPNKDSIFLVANQMDATTYWASSSAPIGSTIKDASPEVESYCYLNGYYSNDIIRFNNKKVQSDKIIEAQENFFDYFPYQFIEGSAKNALPDVNSICLSQDLAVQIFGNQPAVGKQIVLQGKNLIVRGVYKLDKKSLYNPSCVVNFIDARIKETIQQWGNFQFVLLLKLKHPNGQQRVIQNLQKLYFDNMTSLFAKDQGISPEEFIKKYGQVKPGLESLSSIRLHTKTSGVIEANGNLQFLLIMVGLSVLILILSIVNYVNSATANAIKRAKEVGVRKIIGASKSAIIKQFIFETAIISLFSILISLVIVELSLPYYNTFLEKTLVLQSGQFYLQLVAIFILTVILAGIFPAVYVSNFEALKVLKGNFGRSKSGVWLRNGMLIFQFAIAAFFIVGSYIVYEQIELMNSKDLGFSGKQILNISYRNIYGDGITDKDRFERYSIIQNQLKHIKGVQQVAGGGFVFGSGAKSVISYHYKDRNIDGNNVPIDFGLLEMMKIKIVKGRYLSPKFAQDTIASMLINETALKLLNEKNPIGKKLHWNGQDAIIVGIVKDFNIGNPGDPIPPMSFFHFKTVPWFSGILNNIYITADPETMQQTIADIENLWTKKVDTEYPFLYDFVDKEYKKSYSSYVKQKNLFSLLNVVVIVIALFGLFALASYSIERRMKEIAIRKTLGAETNVLLKELCKQYVIFSIIGFLIALFPVYYLLNKWLENFAYRITISVYPFIIGFTALLVLTLLVVLTRAYQATKIDVLKYLKYE from the coding sequence ATGCTAAAAAACTGGATCAACATATTTATTTATCATATCAAAAACAATAAGGTTTTTACAGCCTTGAATGTTTTGGGATTGAGTATTGGAATTGCAGGTTTGATTTTTGCCATTTTATATTGGAACGACGAACATTCTTATGATCAATGGAATCCCAATAAAGACAGTATATTTTTAGTAGCAAATCAAATGGATGCGACTACCTATTGGGCTTCAAGTTCAGCACCAATAGGATCTACTATAAAAGACGCAAGCCCTGAAGTAGAATCTTACTGTTATCTAAACGGTTACTATAGCAATGATATTATTCGCTTTAATAATAAAAAAGTGCAGTCTGACAAAATAATTGAGGCGCAAGAAAACTTCTTTGATTATTTTCCTTATCAATTTATCGAAGGAAGTGCAAAAAATGCATTACCAGATGTAAACAGTATTTGTTTGTCGCAGGATTTGGCCGTTCAGATTTTCGGAAACCAACCTGCCGTGGGCAAACAAATTGTGCTGCAGGGTAAAAACCTAATAGTAAGAGGTGTTTATAAACTCGATAAAAAATCACTTTATAATCCTTCGTGCGTAGTTAATTTTATAGATGCAAGAATAAAAGAAACTATTCAGCAATGGGGTAATTTTCAATTTGTTCTGTTGTTAAAATTAAAGCATCCTAATGGACAGCAACGAGTGATTCAAAATCTTCAAAAATTATATTTTGACAACATGACCTCCCTTTTTGCAAAAGATCAGGGTATTTCACCTGAAGAGTTTATTAAGAAATATGGCCAGGTAAAACCGGGGTTAGAGTCGTTATCCTCTATACGATTACATACTAAAACCAGTGGCGTGATAGAAGCAAACGGCAATCTTCAATTTTTGCTTATCATGGTAGGATTATCTGTTTTAATTCTCATTCTGTCTATTGTAAACTATGTTAACTCAGCTACAGCAAATGCCATAAAGAGAGCGAAAGAAGTTGGAGTGCGTAAAATTATCGGAGCTTCAAAATCTGCTATAATCAAGCAATTTATTTTTGAAACCGCTATCATTTCGTTGTTTTCAATTTTGATATCGCTTGTTATTGTTGAGCTTTCTCTGCCTTATTATAATACTTTTTTAGAAAAAACGCTCGTATTGCAAAGTGGTCAGTTCTATTTGCAGCTTGTGGCTATATTTATTTTGACTGTTATTCTTGCAGGAATATTTCCTGCAGTGTATGTTTCTAATTTTGAGGCACTAAAAGTATTAAAAGGAAATTTTGGAAGAAGCAAAAGCGGTGTCTGGCTTAGAAACGGAATGCTGATTTTTCAATTTGCTATTGCGGCTTTCTTTATTGTTGGATCTTATATTGTGTATGAGCAAATTGAGCTTATGAACTCTAAAGACCTTGGGTTTAGCGGAAAACAAATCCTTAATATCTCCTACAGAAATATCTACGGCGACGGAATAACTGATAAAGACCGTTTTGAACGATATAGTATTATTCAAAACCAATTGAAGCACATAAAAGGAGTACAACAAGTTGCAGGAGGTGGTTTTGTTTTTGGAAGTGGGGCAAAATCTGTAATATCATATCATTATAAAGACAGAAATATTGACGGAAATAATGTGCCAATAGATTTTGGACTGCTGGAAATGATGAAAATAAAAATCGTAAAAGGGCGTTATTTGAGTCCTAAATTTGCTCAGGATACTATTGCTTCAATGTTAATTAATGAAACGGCCTTAAAACTATTAAATGAAAAAAATCCGATAGGCAAAAAATTGCACTGGAACGGACAAGATGCTATTATTGTTGGGATTGTAAAAGATTTTAATATAGGAAATCCGGGAGATCCAATCCCTCCAATGTCTTTTTTCCATTTTAAAACCGTACCCTGGTTTTCAGGAATTTTAAACAATATTTATATTACGGCCGATCCTGAAACCATGCAGCAAACCATAGCTGATATAGAAAATCTCTGGACAAAAAAAGTAGATACAGAATATCCGTTTTTATATGATTTCGTAGATAAAGAATATAAAAAGTCTTACAGCAGTTATGTAAAGCAAAAGAATCTCTTCTCTTTATTGAATGTTGTTGTTATTGTAATTGCACTTTTCGGGTTATTTGCTTTGGCTTCATATTCTATAGAAAGACGCATGAAAGAAATCGCGATTCGAAAAACACTGGGTGCCGAAACGAATGTTTTATTAAAAGAACTTTGCAAACAATATGTGATCTTTAGTATCATAGGATTTTTAATAGCTTTATTTCCAGTCTATTATTTGCTCAATAAATGGTTAGAGAATTTTGCTTACAGAATTACGATATCTGTTTATCCGTTTATAATTGGGTTTACTGCGTTATTGGTATTAACGTTATTAGTGGTGCTTACAAGAGCTTATCAGGCAACGAAAATTGATGTTTTGAAATACCTGAAATACGAATAG
- a CDS encoding ABC transporter ATP-binding protein, translating to MITIKNLSKIFRTEEVETKALSEISLTINQGDFVSIMGPSGSGKSTLLNIIGLLDSASGGSYELLGQEMIGLKENLKSKARKENIGFIFQNFNLIDELSVFDNIELPLIYNNVPSSERKKKVDEMAKILGISHRLKHYPQQLSGGQQQRVAVARALINDPAIILADEPTGNLDSKNGNEVMELLTDLHASGATILMVTHSDYDASFSQRTILMKDGIILSEKMNHRNVDVLVTNSIN from the coding sequence ATGATCACAATTAAAAACCTTTCTAAAATTTTTAGAACTGAAGAAGTAGAAACAAAAGCATTAAGCGAAATTTCATTAACCATTAATCAAGGCGATTTTGTATCGATTATGGGACCATCCGGAAGCGGAAAATCGACTTTATTAAATATCATTGGTTTACTGGACAGCGCATCTGGTGGAAGCTACGAATTGTTAGGTCAGGAAATGATTGGCTTGAAAGAAAATCTAAAATCGAAAGCCAGAAAAGAAAATATTGGTTTCATATTTCAGAATTTTAATTTAATTGATGAATTATCGGTTTTTGATAATATCGAATTACCACTGATTTACAACAACGTTCCATCATCTGAAAGAAAGAAAAAAGTAGACGAGATGGCAAAGATATTAGGTATCTCGCATCGTTTGAAACATTATCCACAACAACTTTCAGGAGGTCAGCAACAACGTGTTGCCGTTGCAAGAGCTTTAATCAATGATCCTGCGATTATTCTTGCCGATGAGCCTACGGGAAATCTGGACAGTAAAAACGGAAATGAGGTAATGGAATTATTAACAGATCTTCATGCCAGCGGAGCTACAATTTTGATGGTAACACATTCTGATTATGATGCTTCATTTTCTCAAAGAACTATTTTAATGAAAGACGGAATCATACTTTCAGAAAAAATGAACCATAGAAATGTAGATGTTTTAGTAACTAATTCAATCAACTAA